Proteins from one Sabethes cyaneus chromosome 2, idSabCyanKW18_F2, whole genome shotgun sequence genomic window:
- the LOC128736729 gene encoding mucin-5AC → MARDVAKRCWYPVLALVLNLSCLHAGERWSRQLTEFGGVPGNDWVPVAQPCPNCRPGDRQAGAKVLNYFDNTAFLGNDNSAQPQHHHLTFVNQPFPQPGQSSRVAFPPPPVAQPLQQEFESVFNQPFGSHQSFLQQSPFGAIQSVQRHPVPVYNSQSSVKDSLVQEKPSVVEQQSQFPFPLQQQTPANNLRQNQPAGGISQEEVQLLYVPVETLYNQKPGQQETGRFNGFPQPVSASLINDFYTAATTTPKPRTTSTVFTTKTTTKAPQVTKPKPNQPPLAMFMYNDDKQSKVTISDALGNLKNVNQIAVLDNLSKNLPKVFIGPSGLAPPKGYSKFELPYLSSIDQSRFERKLNDLPFFVAPLSYKTPNGFSKIPLPAPHVGSVIVQQAASSPVSNYYRQPDNIEYYQPSTLKFTEPTTKPPITLPASKPQYDSDHYTSPTSKPTTDRTNYSRGNTQIPQEVYRQPQTDRALYTHSPFNSVNNQPNRHIVNEEYFNLAKTKKPATQSSTPNYTPKTYKPFEFKPIPDLKIPLFGNAEEQPPIFTTPKPTTTTEQPHTTRQEEIRMKAHFKEENFRGRRPYTAPTVVPQYETEEITGPVGAGHEEEHFVHKFRLVDSVRPQTTQPPKSVIDNGFLDFFSQDNHDTLKTVVPGNGGGHQIVRNNYFTPNNNNNNEELPKQKFVSTYYVPTTTPSTTRTTTTTTVAPKTTLDNFFKDFEEKSNRFASDRPRFTQKQVQPVEQSYNTESFRYNDESYINKYRYETNTNSEPHYPVEVVTTQDPIRYDTTSEASYETTPSSNKSYNIPSELPPISANLPGLVNSLMEDEWSPQKNNNEQQTNVPASGTTPTKGHFRKTNYRTSTQPPPTGTQEPYYTEVTTRRSRGRRPTSSTTQSDSAAPTRSTTINRSRSRYVPSSEERSATRGRTRTRLNNSGSRVVKEEENLDYQRDVLKQNYPVIRTSNSQSTTTTSTAAPPPPPTTSSTTTTYATTMPLTYQQIYEEQTERVNLYPMTQTEHIPEVPNVEEVSIPKKESSTFTENYEADLTSPFIPTTIRQYERDQQNIQPDEESIRVLPVNHQPAVESHREAPAKSVEIQRDQYSAVYNTRRQPPVRTEEPATTTHLYQPDEDQEVRKVEITPRPRRPLSRQPVYSPRTTTERVTTERTTTEPSSRGGSSQRRPPFIRRPGRPTYTTTTAPTTTYSSRGTAGDDEPSSQGSITVRPKTRHDILRNRTRRPVTTTQTPATTASPEPSVTRGFARTKELRRVSPTIRSRQEQQQSEKQQTETQTTQTPRFRIRERTRFGLQPQESQWSTKLAYSTFQPIQNVESRSKNFGIREHHPIEPEPEIVTASPYRQAEEDVQYVNVSANLAGAPTAPSGVITNEVALSQLPPQAEDSSDDSNVPSFADLLNDVMKEYIDDRRQPQAGSKTVENEVVISDDNPRPVESLRKLNKERKPIHIRSGNGINFRKRSRSHAVDSFETAESQHINTHVFNRAGFEPLKNIEKAELRGKNLLDEAKGSGTPTTQESPSEDSQSAVEADLPETTLAPLPETTTSAFVETTSIPETTSILPTEREPTTQPPAIDTKFGDEEQASTEQFYDEEAEPAQELPTPITKDATNRGIFADVKKQLSDLFAMAETDPDTEELEDDERFSPSLTAPADHQQQYHGAERTSTVEPPTVDAITSTIAPELLLVPSQQPPDQEAAANDDDDNDDGVNDATEPPSPTSPVQVQVAMGPVPIPTSTSNGITHETEICYRGRCIKTDQKKLKKSKFKPN, encoded by the exons ATGGCGAGAGATGTCGCCAAAAGATGCTGGTATCCAGTGTTGGCTTTGGTACTGAACCTATCCTGCCTTCATGCTGGCGAGCGATGGTCACGCCAGCTGACGGAGTTTGGCGGCGTGCCAGGCAACGACTGGGTCCCCGTAGCTCAACCTTGCCCCAACTGTCGACCCGGAGATCGACAAGCCGGTGCCAAGGTGCTAAACTACTTCGATAACACCGCCTTTCTGGGCAACGACAACAGCGCCCAGCCTCAGCATCATCATTTGACCTTTGTGAATCAACCGTTTCCACAACCGGGCCAGTCAAGCCGAGTGGCTTTTCCGCCACCTCCGGTGGCTCAGCCTCTTCAGCAGGAATTTGAGTCTGTTTTTAACCAACCATTCGGAAGCCACCAGTCGTTTCTTCAGCAGTCTCCCTTCGGAGCGATACAGTCCGTCCAGAGGCACCCGGTGCCTGTCTACAACTCACAATCGTCAGTTAAAGATTCACTAGTCCAGGAGAAGCCATCCGTTGTTGAACAACAATCTCAGTTCCCGTTCCCACTGCAGCAGCAAACACCTGCGAACAATCTACGGCAAAATCAACCAGCGGGAGGTATTTCCCAAGAAGAGGTTCAACTGctttacgtgccagtggaaactTTGTACAACCAAAAGCCCGGACAACAGGAAACTGGTAGATTCAATGGCTTCCCTCAGCCGGTCAGTGCTTCGCTTATAAATGATTTCTATACAGCCGCCACGACAACACCAAAACCACGAACCACCAGCACTGTATTCACTACTAAAACAACGACGAAAGCACCCCAAGTCACTAAACCTAAGCCAAACCAGCCTCCGCTGGCGATGTTCATGTACAACGATGACAAACAGTCTAAGGTCACAATATCCGATGCTCTAGGTAATCTGAAAAATGTGAACCAAATTGCCGTGTTGGACAATCTCAGCAAGAACTTGCCCAAAGTGTTTATCGGTCCCTCGGGACTGGCTCCTCCTAAGGGATATTCCAAGTTCGAACTTCCGTATCTCTCCAGTATTGATCAGAGTCGGTTCGAAAGAAAGTTGAACGATCTTCCATTCTTTGTGGCACCCCTGAGCTACAAAACTCCCAACGGATTCTCGAAAATTCCTCTGCCAGCTCCTCACGTAGGATCGGTAATCGTACAGCAGGCAGCTAGCAGTCCAGTGAGCAACTACTACCGTCAACCCGACAACATAGAATACTACCAACCATCGACCTTGAAGTTCACTGAACCGACCACGAAACCTCCAATTACGCTACCGGCCAGCAAACCACAGTACGATTCGGATCACTATACTTCTCCAACGAGCAAACCCACCACCGACCGAACCAACTACAGCCGAGGAAACACGCAAATTCCTCAGGAAGTCTACCGACAACCACAGACTGACCGTGCACTTTATACACACTCACCGTTCAACAGCGTCAACAATCAGCCCAATCGACACATCGTCAACGAAGAATACTTCAATCTAGCCAAGACCAAGAAACCAGCCACTCAGAGTTCAACACCAAACTACACTCCGAAAACATACAAACCATTTGAGTTCAAACCTATTCCTGATCTTAAGATTCCTCTCTTTGGTAACGCGGAGGAACAACCACCAATCTTCACGACTCCGAAGCCAACAACGACAACCGAGCAACCGCACACGACCCGACAGGAAGAAATCCGCATGAAAGCACACTTCAAAGAGGAAAACTTCCGCGGCCGTCGTCCGTACACTGCACCGACCGTAGTCCCGCAGTACGAAACGGAGGAAATCACCGGACCCGTCGGAGCCGGTCACGAGGAGGAACATTTCGTTCACAAATTCCGACTGGTAGACTCGGTTCGTCCGCAAACTACGCAACCACCCAAGTCCGTGATCGACAATGGGTTCCTGGATTTCTTCTCGCAGGACAACCACGACACGCTGAAAACCGTTGTACCCGGTAACGGAGGAGGACATCAGATTGTTCGGAATAACTACTTCACTCcgaataataacaacaacaatgagGAACTTCCGAAGCAGAAGTTTGTCAGCACTTACTACGTGCCGACAACGACTCCGTCGACTACCAGAACTACCACCACTACAACTGTTGCTCCGAAAACGACGCTCGATAATTTCTTCAAAGACTTCGAAGAGAAGAGTAACCGTTTTGCCTCCGATCGTCCACGATTTACCCAAAAGCAGGTTCAACCGGTGGAACAGAGCTACAATACGGAGTCCTTCCGGTACAACGACGAGTCGTACATCAATAAGTATCGTTACGAGACGAATACCAACAGTGAACCCCACTATCCAGTGGAAGTGGTAACCACTCAGGACCCAATTCGGTACGATACAACCAGTGAGGCCAGCTACGAAACCACCCCTTCCTCCAATAAGTCTTACAACATTCCTTCCGAACTGCCACCAATCAGCGCGAACCTTCCCGGTCTGGTTAACTCACTCATGGAAGACGAATGGTCACCTCAGAAGAACAACAACGAACAGCAGACGAATGTCCCAGCAAGCGGAACCACCCCAACGAAAGGTCACTTCAGAAAAACAAATTACCGAACTTCAACTCAACCACCGCCAACAGGGACACAAGAGCCGTACTATACGGAAGTCACCACACGGCGAAGCCGTGGAAGGCGCCCAACAAGCAGTACTACCCAAAGTGATTCTGCCGCACCAACCCGCTCTACTACGATCAACCGAAGCCGCTCGCGGTACGTTCCGTCCAGCGAAGAACGATCGGCCACACGAGGAAGAACCAGAACTCGTCTGAACAACAGTGGCTCCCGTGTCGTGAAAGAGGAGGAAAATCTCGACTACCAGCGAGATGTACTCAAACAGAACTATCCGGTAATTCGTACTTCGAACTCGCAAAGCACAACGACCACCTCGACGGCTGCACCACCCCCACCGCCGACGACCAGCAGCACCACAACAACCTATGCAACGACCATGCCGCTAACCTATCAACAAATCTACGAAGAACAAACCGAGCGTGTGAATCTTTACCCGATGACTCAAACCGAACACATTCCGGAAGTTCCGAACGTCGAGGAAGTCTCCATTCCCAAGAAAGAGTCGTCCACGTTCACCGAAAACTACGAAGCCGATCTAACGAGTCCCTTCATACCAACCACCATCCGGCAGTACGAACGTGACCAGCAAAACATCCAACCGGATGAAGAATCCATTCGTGTTTTACCGGTCAACCATCAACCGGCGGTTGAATCCCATCGTGAAGCGCCAGCTAAATCCGTAGAAATCCAACGCGATCAGTACAGTGCAGTGTACAACACCCGACGCCAACCACCGGTTCGAACGGAAGAACCAGCGACTACCACCCACCTCTACCAACCGGACGAGGATCAGGAGGTCCGCAAAGTAGAAATTACCCCAAGGCCACGCAGACCGCTATCGCGACAACCCGTCTACTCACCACGGACAACCACAGAACGAGTGACCACCGAACGTACTACAACGGAACCTTCGTCGAGGGGAGGCTCGTCACAGCGTCGGCCACCATTCATAAGACGTCCGGGACGTCCCACGTACACGACCACCACGGCGCCGACGACGACGTACTCGAGCCGAGGAACCGCTGGCGATGATGAACCGTCCTCGCAAGGATCAATTACC GTGCGTCCAAAAACTCGCCACGACATCCTCCGCAACAGAACCCGTCGCCCTGTGACGACCACCCAGACGCCAGCTACAACCGCTTCTCCAGAGCCTTCGGTCACTAGAGGGTTCGCGAGAACCAAGGAGCTTCGAAGGGTGTCTCCCACTATTCGATCTAGACAAGAA CAACAACAATCAGAAAAGCAGCAGACCGAAACGCAGACGACCCAGACGCCAAGATTCCGCATTCGCGAGCGAACTCGCTTCGGTCTCCAGCCACAGGAAAGTCAATGGTCCACCAAGCTGGCGTACAGCACCTTCCAACCGATCCAGAACGTAGAATCTCGAAGCAAAAACTTCGGCATTCGAGAGCACCATCCGATCGAACCGGAACCGGAGATCGTCACGGCCAGTCCCTACCGGCAAGCGGAGGAAGACGTTCAGTATGTGAATGTTTCAGCCAATCTGGCAGGAGCACCAACCGCACCGTCCGGTGTAATAACGAACGAAGTAGCCCTGAGCCAGCTGCCGCCGCAGGCGGAGGACTCCTCTGACGATAG CAATGTGCCCTCATTCGCCGACCTACTGAACGATGTGATGAAAGAATACATCGACGACCGTCGGCAACCGCAAGCGGGAAGTAAAACCGTCGAAAACGAAGTCGTCATCAGTGACGATAACCCGCGGCCCGTCGAATCACTGCGTAAACTTAACAAGGAACGAAAACCCATTCACATACGGAGCGGGAACGGAATCAATTTCCGCAAACGAAGTCGCTCCCATGCGGTGGATTCATTCGAAACGGCTGAATCGCAACACATCAATACCCACGTATTCAACAGGGCTGGTTTTGAACCGCTGAAGAACATCGAAAAGGCCGAACTGAGAGGAAAAAACCTCCTTGATGAAGCCAAAGGAAGTGGCACGCCCACAACGCAAGAAAGTCCATCCGAAGACTCACAGAGTGCAGTGGAAGCCGACCTCCCGGAAACTACTCTCGCTCCGCTCCCAGAAACAACAACCTCAGCGTTTGTAGAAACCACATCCATCCCGGAAACAACCTCCATCCTCCCAACGGAAAGGGAACCCACCACCCAACCTCCAGCGATCGATACCAAATTCGGCGACGAAGAGCAAGCTTCCACCGAGCAGTTCTACGACGAGGAAGCCGAACCAGCGCAGGAGCTGCCCACCCCAATCACGAAGGACGCCACCAACCGGGGCATTTTTGCCGACGTAAAAAAGCAACTCTCCGACCTGTTCGCAATGGCCGAAACTGATCCGGACACGGAAGAACTGGAAGACGACGAACGCTTTTCGCCGTCTTTGACGGCACCGGCGGACCACCAGCAACAGTACCATGGCGCGGAACGCACCAGTACGGTCGAACCACCGACCGTGGACGCGATCACCTCCACAATCGCACCCGAGCTGCTGCTGGTGCCAAGCCAGCAGCCACCAGATCAAGAAGCGGCCGCtaacgacgacgatgacaacGACGACGGCGTTAACGACGCGACAGAACCGCCGTCGCCAACCAGtccagttcaagttcaagttgcCATGGGCCCGGTGCCCATCCCGACCTCGACGTCCAACGGGATCACACACGAAACCGAAATCTGCTACCGGGGGCGGTGCATCAAGACGGACCAGAAAAAGCTGAAGAAGAGCAAGTTTAAACCAAATTAG